One stretch of Castor canadensis chromosome 12, mCasCan1.hap1v2, whole genome shotgun sequence DNA includes these proteins:
- the LOC141414905 gene encoding uncharacterized protein: MRDFPLAVGGTHLENAGAARGKELLPHQRKTKRKKAYRWPALKDTTSKQWATATAPSSCSCCSPRGTR; encoded by the coding sequence ATGCGAGATTTTCCTTTGGCAGTAGGAGGCACACATCTAGAGAATGCAGGAGCTGCAAGGGGAAAGGAACTACTTCCAcatcagagaaaaacaaagaggaaaaaggcATACAGGTGGCCAGCGCTAAAGGACACAACAAGCAAGCAGTGGGCCACTGCCACTGCCCCTAGCAGCTGCTCCTGCTGCAGCCCGAGAGGAACTCGGTGA